The segment TCGCCGCTACACGTGGGACCACGCGCGCGCCCTCACCTCGATTGATCACATGCTGGAAGATTACGAGCGCAGCACGACCGCCGTCGATGCCACCCATGTCGACGACTTCGTCGACGGGGTTGATTGGTCCACCTACAGCCCCGGGACGAAAGAAGCCGATGTGTTCGCCGCCAAAGCGGCGCTCAAGGCCACCTATCACCAAGCCGTCGCGACGGGCAACGAAATCAACATTCACTTTCATGTGTTTGAGCCAGGTAACGTCCTAGGTTTGCTGGGACGCCTGCAACATCACCCGCGCCTCCGCTTCCACTGGTGCGTCGTCGACCAAGCAGAGCGTTTCCCCGCAAACAACCCGAATGGTTTCCTGGCCGTTGTCCGCGTGCAGAAATCCTGGCGCCATCGATTGCGAACCTCGCTCCAATGGGCAGCGCGACAGCGGAGCTGGAACACGGTGCTTCTACCTTCCGCACTGCCACTGAACCAGCGTCCGGAGGCAAGCGAATGTCCAACGCCGCGCGAGGGAGGATCTCCCCGATAGTATCGGCAATCCTCGCCGTTCGGAAAGCTCGGCTTGCCCACGCGCCCTGGCCGCTCCCATCCTTTTCCCGTGCAAAGAGTATTCGTCACCGGCGCAGCCGGT is part of the Opitutus terrae PB90-1 genome and harbors:
- a CDS encoding class I SAM-dependent methyltransferase, with product MTHENKVARWLLPLESAGGIGVEIGPFKTPVPGIKPIYVDRFKEYAGEKCLADYHGDAANLPFRDNSLAYVVSSHVLEHTANPVAAFAEWYRVLRPGGIIYVVVPDRRYTWDHARALTSIDHMLEDYERSTTAVDATHVDDFVDGVDWSTYSPGTKEADVFAAKAALKATYHQAVATGNEINIHFHVFEPGNVLGLLGRLQHHPRLRFHWCVVDQAERFPANNPNGFLAVVRVQKSWRHRLRTSLQWAARQRSWNTVLLPSALPLNQRPEASECPTPREGGSPR